The Streptococcus viridans genome contains the following window.
TTCACGCAAACGTCGAATCGTTACGTCCACTGTCCGAACATCTCCAAAATAATCGTAGCCCCAGACTGTTTCCAGCAAATGCTCACGGGTCATGACTTGGCCTACATGGGTTGCCAAGTGATAGAGCAGCTCAAATTCGCGATGGGTCAACTCGAGCTCTTTGCCTTTTTTCTGAGCAAGGAAGGCATCCGGAATGATTTTCAAATCACCAATCACAATATCTGAATCTGATGTAGACTCTGTCTGTGATTCTACCGTTAGTTCTGTCCGACGCAATAAAGCTTTTACGCGAGCTTGAAGCTCACGATTTGAGAATGGCTTAGTCACATAGTCATCCGCACCAATTTCAAGACCGATGACCTTATCAAATTCTGTATCTTTTGCAGATAAGACAATAATCGGCACATTACTGGTCTTTCGAATGGTACGTGCTACTTCCAAACCATCAATTTCAGGAAGCATGAGGTCCAAGATCAAAATATCTGGGCTCTCAGCTTCAAAAACAGCCAGTGCTTCTTTTCCATCGAAGGCAGTCAAGACTTCATAGCCTTCTTTGGCCATATTGAATTTTATAATATCCGAAATCGGCTTTTCATCATCTACAACAAGAATTTTCTTCATACATGTACCTACTTCTATTTTTTCTTTGCTTCTTCAAATCTCTGTCCTTTCATTATAGCAAATTTCTTTGAAAAATGGGAGTTATACTTTGATTTGTAAAG
Protein-coding sequences here:
- the yycF gene encoding response regulator YycF, coding for MKKILVVDDEKPISDIIKFNMAKEGYEVLTAFDGKEALAVFEAESPDILILDLMLPEIDGLEVARTIRKTSNVPIIVLSAKDTEFDKVIGLEIGADDYVTKPFSNRELQARVKALLRRTELTVESQTESTSDSDIVIGDLKIIPDAFLAQKKGKELELTHREFELLYHLATHVGQVMTREHLLETVWGYDYFGDVRTVDVTIRRLREKIEDIPGRPEYILTRRGVGYYMRNND